A DNA window from Nitrospinota bacterium contains the following coding sequences:
- a CDS encoding MinD/ParA family protein codes for MTSPINIIAVGGGKGGIGKSVICTNLAAGMALSGQKVILMDTDFGASNLHALLGIGNPAHGFQDFFTDKVTDPRTLLLDTGISNLKFVSGAGDNPGSANIDSNNIGSIISFIKNLEADTILLDLGPGTNYNVIDFFNISTQGVVLTTPEMTSIMKTFSFIRAALFRRISLAFQTSPEIQEMVDHSNPDTANMETYTTGLLRAKFQDQFPNLVDQLNTIISDFKPGLVVNRVRNRKDLMAGDNLLKLVKKFLDVDVTYLGYIIESDRVRDSIDEMIPFLIKDPQSKPSENLQQIIGALTNTDLQFMKRDGRIFVSKQVRLSSGWEA; via the coding sequence ATGACAAGCCCGATAAACATAATAGCCGTTGGAGGCGGCAAAGGCGGTATTGGGAAAAGTGTAATCTGCACGAACCTGGCTGCCGGAATGGCTTTGAGCGGACAAAAAGTTATTCTAATGGATACAGATTTTGGAGCTTCAAATCTGCATGCATTGCTGGGCATTGGTAACCCTGCTCATGGATTCCAGGATTTTTTTACTGACAAAGTTACCGACCCCAGGACTCTCCTTCTTGATACTGGTATTAGCAACCTTAAGTTTGTAAGTGGCGCGGGGGATAATCCAGGTAGCGCCAATATTGATTCCAATAATATAGGTTCTATTATTTCTTTTATTAAAAATCTTGAGGCTGATACGATCCTTCTCGACCTTGGCCCAGGAACCAATTATAACGTTATTGATTTCTTTAATATCAGCACACAGGGTGTTGTTCTGACGACTCCTGAAATGACTTCTATTATGAAGACCTTCAGCTTCATCAGGGCAGCCTTGTTTCGCAGAATATCTCTTGCGTTTCAAACTTCTCCTGAAATCCAGGAGATGGTGGATCATTCCAACCCGGACACAGCCAACATGGAAACTTACACAACCGGTTTGTTGCGCGCAAAATTCCAGGACCAGTTTCCCAACCTTGTTGATCAACTCAATACAATAATAAGTGATTTTAAACCTGGTCTCGTAGTAAATCGAGTGAGAAACCGTAAAGACTTGATGGCGGGAGACAACCTTCTCAAGTTGGTTAAAAAGTTCCTGGACGTTGATGTCACTTATCTGGGTTATATCATCGAAAGTGATAGAGTTCGTGATTCTATTGACGAAATGATTCCATTCCTTATCAAAGACCCTCAAAGCAAACCTTCTGAAAATCTCCAACAAATCATTGGAGCCCTGACCAATACTGACCTGCAATTTATGAAAAGAGACGGAAGAATTTTCGTTTCAAAGCAAGTTCGCCTCTCATCCGGTTGGGAAGCTTGA
- a CDS encoding phospholipase, translating into MTTKYTTTEWNNKKVILGEAEIDPDKPINLLIGFHGASSTPENMLVQGNRLKLSNTLLVFPEGHIDAGDGVWSWWEDGPRQGETVKDFITYASQVIDSAHEHFKNVNTGEKLRTCLWGFSQGGAASLTYSLLGKHSLFKVASICGFLPEFQDPVIKKKDPPQILGIFGSNDEVVPSFLADHALDEMKNHGHIVKSKETAQPHELNSENLQDLCDFFNI; encoded by the coding sequence ATGACAACAAAGTATACAACCACAGAATGGAACAATAAAAAAGTCATACTTGGTGAAGCAGAAATTGACCCAGACAAACCCATTAATCTGTTAATCGGTTTTCACGGAGCAAGTTCTACCCCTGAAAACATGCTTGTACAGGGTAACCGTTTAAAGCTTTCAAATACTTTGCTGGTTTTTCCTGAAGGGCATATCGATGCAGGGGATGGTGTGTGGAGCTGGTGGGAAGACGGCCCACGACAAGGTGAAACGGTGAAGGATTTCATAACTTATGCATCACAGGTTATTGATTCTGCCCACGAACATTTTAAGAATGTTAATACGGGTGAAAAACTGAGAACCTGTTTATGGGGATTCTCTCAGGGGGGAGCGGCGTCCCTGACTTATTCTCTGCTTGGCAAGCACTCTTTATTCAAGGTTGCTTCAATTTGTGGATTTCTCCCTGAGTTTCAGGATCCTGTCATCAAGAAAAAAGATCCGCCTCAAATTCTTGGGATTTTTGGCAGCAACGATGAAGTGGTTCCCTCTTTTCTGGCTGATCATGCGCTGGATGAAATGAAAAATCATGGGCATATTGTAAAGTCCAAGGAAACAGCCCAACCCCACGAGCTAAACTCTGAAAACCTTCAGGACCTATGTGACTTTTTCAATATTTGA
- a CDS encoding glycosyltransferase family 2 protein, with protein sequence MEKLSVTIITKNEEKNIARCLESVKWADEIVVLDTNSTDRTVEICRQFTDKVYCVEWNGYGKQKNLCAGRASHNWILNLDSDEEISSEGAEEIQKVLREGPRHPVYQFPRKNLFAGRWVRFGGWYPDHISRLYDKSRVSFTESLVHEKLVPDENVGSFKNPITHYSFSGMEDYIDRQNRYSTLYSREKVEKGFRAGWSHLLLRPPATFIKNYLIRQGFRDGFLGLFLALAFSFYTFLKYAKTKKT encoded by the coding sequence ATGGAAAAATTATCGGTCACAATCATTACCAAAAATGAGGAGAAGAATATTGCAAGGTGCCTTGAGAGTGTAAAGTGGGCTGATGAAATTGTTGTGCTTGATACCAATAGTACGGACCGTACAGTGGAAATTTGCAGGCAATTTACAGATAAGGTGTATTGTGTGGAATGGAATGGTTATGGGAAGCAGAAAAATTTATGCGCAGGTAGAGCTAGCCATAACTGGATCCTGAATCTTGATTCCGATGAAGAGATTAGCTCTGAAGGTGCTGAGGAGATACAGAAGGTATTGAGAGAGGGCCCAAGGCATCCGGTTTATCAATTTCCACGTAAAAACTTGTTTGCAGGCCGTTGGGTTCGTTTTGGAGGATGGTATCCGGATCATATCTCACGATTGTACGATAAATCTCGTGTGAGCTTCACAGAATCGCTGGTGCACGAAAAACTGGTTCCTGATGAGAATGTGGGTTCTTTCAAGAACCCTATTACCCACTATTCTTTTTCTGGGATGGAAGACTATATAGATAGACAAAACCGCTATTCTACGCTTTATTCTCGTGAAAAAGTAGAAAAGGGTTTTCGGGCTGGCTGGTCTCATCTTTTATTGCGACCTCCGGCTACCTTTATTAAAAATTATCTTATTAGGCAGGGGTTTAGGGATGGTTTTTTAGGATTATTTCTAGCCCTGGCTTTTTCGTTTTATACCTTTTTAAAATATGCCAAGACCAAAAAAACCTGA
- a CDS encoding CCA tRNA nucleotidyltransferase codes for MDSLTQSTLQSLLNLSISKNQTLFVVGGTLRDFLSQKPCSDFDLTGKDASGTGISFSRSQNFKYILLDKTPGRRTVRVIVNQEHHLDFTDLQGGNIEEDLSQRDFTINAMGQQLSDFLSGEKNIIDLHKGQEDLTNKRIRVLKGPVIQSDPLRMLRAFRFAATLNFAIDEATLSAITLYKDKLKESAPERIWHELTLFLKETDTFTLIRSMHSCGLLDCLLTTSDNALVHYEKIESLLNHPGAIFPEYMGEFGAKSFLDKHYLLKLSVLMNRHPGSYAFNFSNVELKFLEKVAKITCCLAEMHTEDNFSLSETYELVNQANEELLPSITIFTSSLDAADADRGVIFCNHLLKFYCGEYLSVVNNNPLLDGEDIIQHFGLSPSKLFGKILGDVQKAHVLGQIKTRDDAIDLAEKIIQSQTKESSG; via the coding sequence ATGGATTCATTAACTCAATCGACATTACAAAGTCTTTTAAATCTTTCGATCAGTAAGAATCAAACACTGTTCGTGGTTGGTGGAACATTGAGGGATTTTTTATCTCAAAAGCCTTGTTCCGATTTTGACCTGACGGGTAAAGATGCCTCTGGGACGGGAATTAGTTTTTCCCGCTCCCAGAACTTCAAATATATACTTCTGGACAAAACTCCGGGCAGGAGAACAGTTCGAGTTATAGTCAACCAGGAACACCATCTAGACTTCACAGACCTGCAGGGAGGGAATATAGAAGAAGATTTATCTCAAAGGGACTTCACCATTAATGCGATGGGCCAGCAATTGTCGGATTTTCTGTCAGGAGAGAAAAACATAATTGACCTTCACAAGGGACAGGAAGATTTGACCAATAAAAGAATACGTGTATTGAAAGGACCTGTCATTCAATCCGACCCCCTGAGAATGCTCAGAGCCTTCCGTTTTGCGGCAACCCTCAATTTTGCAATTGATGAAGCTACTTTATCCGCTATCACCCTCTATAAAGACAAGTTGAAAGAGTCTGCTCCGGAACGAATTTGGCACGAACTAACTTTATTTTTAAAGGAGACAGACACCTTTACTCTGATAAGGTCGATGCATAGCTGTGGGCTATTGGATTGTCTTCTCACAACATCTGATAATGCTTTGGTCCATTATGAAAAAATAGAATCACTGTTAAACCACCCAGGAGCAATCTTTCCTGAGTATATGGGTGAGTTTGGCGCCAAATCATTTCTCGATAAACATTACCTATTAAAGTTATCGGTCTTGATGAATCGACATCCAGGCAGTTATGCTTTTAATTTCAGTAATGTAGAATTAAAATTTTTAGAAAAAGTTGCGAAGATAACCTGCTGTTTAGCTGAAATGCATACAGAAGATAACTTCAGCCTGAGTGAGACCTACGAATTAGTCAATCAGGCGAATGAAGAACTACTGCCATCAATCACTATTTTCACTTCAAGCCTGGATGCGGCAGATGCTGATCGGGGCGTTATTTTTTGTAATCACCTGCTGAAGTTTTACTGCGGAGAATACCTGTCTGTAGTGAATAATAATCCATTATTGGACGGGGAAGATATTATCCAACACTTTGGCCTTTCACCGTCTAAACTTTTTGGTAAAATTTTAGGGGATGTTCAAAAAGCACATGTATTGGGTCAAATTAAAACCCGGGATGATGCAATTGATCTGGCAGAAAAAATTATTCAATCACAAACCAAAGAGTCCAGCGGATGA
- a CDS encoding ABC transporter ATP-binding protein: MKTQMEVKNLEFAYDSEHVLKSISFSIEQGDFIGLIGPNGSGKSTLLKLAGGLLPCTESSIQLNQRSINHINKKELARIISWVPQEHPMVFPFTTQEIVLMGRHPYLSPLSFEGEEDYQIARQAMETTNTSKFSDRYFNEISGGEKQRVILASAIAQEPEIMLLDEPTSALDLKYQVQILNILKHLNEDKNITLILAMHDLNLASRYCRRLILLNEGSIVRDGTPEEVLKKEVLESVYDINVNLHLLDGEILVHPISSK, from the coding sequence ATGAAAACTCAAATGGAAGTGAAAAACCTGGAGTTTGCCTACGATTCGGAGCACGTTTTAAAAAGTATTTCATTTAGTATTGAGCAAGGAGATTTTATCGGTTTGATAGGGCCCAATGGTTCGGGCAAATCTACTTTACTAAAACTGGCGGGAGGCTTACTGCCATGCACCGAAAGCTCTATTCAACTAAACCAACGGTCAATCAATCACATCAATAAGAAAGAATTAGCTCGCATCATAAGCTGGGTCCCTCAGGAGCATCCCATGGTTTTTCCTTTCACGACACAGGAAATAGTTTTAATGGGCAGACATCCTTACCTTTCTCCCCTTTCATTTGAAGGGGAAGAAGATTATCAAATAGCACGTCAGGCTATGGAGACCACCAATACTTCAAAGTTTTCTGATCGCTATTTCAACGAAATCAGTGGCGGAGAAAAACAAAGAGTCATTCTTGCCAGTGCAATCGCACAGGAACCTGAAATCATGTTGTTGGATGAACCAACATCTGCATTGGATCTCAAATATCAGGTTCAGATTTTAAATATCCTGAAACACTTGAACGAAGATAAGAATATTACATTGATCCTGGCCATGCATGATCTCAACCTGGCTTCCAGGTACTGTCGGCGACTCATTCTTTTAAATGAAGGATCCATTGTTCGCGACGGAACCCCTGAAGAAGTTCTGAAGAAAGAAGTATTAGAAAGTGTTTATGACATAAATGTCAATTTGCATCTTCTAGATGGAGAAATACTGGTACACCCAATTTCCAGCAAATAG
- a CDS encoding ABC transporter substrate-binding protein yields the protein MTSFRWNEEIPVKFFTSFRPKGQFKDSYLVVFLFVFLFFFLSISPVIWASNSIYKPTNRIVSASPSITETLFELGLKDSVIAVTDFCKYPQEACKLPSIGGAINPNIEVLVSLQPDLVLHLSHSAKLARNTKSLDIPSFGINMDTLTDILNSIKILGKTLGVEKNAEQLIKKLTEGISSYKEKLNGVAPKEALLLLGDSSDPGRDLYATGHGTFLHELLEISGGKNILPTTMAKYPRITKEYIIEKSPEVIIEAGPKSRLTPPQIKERIKGWERFPSIRAVQKGQIHYIGADYILIPGPRLLNIIEQFSRAIHPDIFLKEGLP from the coding sequence ATCACCTCTTTTCGCTGGAACGAGGAAATTCCGGTGAAATTTTTCACTTCTTTTAGACCTAAAGGTCAATTCAAAGATTCCTACCTAGTCGTCTTTCTTTTTGTTTTTCTGTTTTTCTTTCTTTCAATATCCCCTGTAATTTGGGCAAGTAATTCAATTTATAAACCTACCAACAGGATCGTATCCGCCTCCCCTTCTATAACCGAGACTCTGTTCGAGCTGGGTCTAAAGGACAGCGTTATTGCTGTTACCGATTTCTGCAAATATCCTCAAGAAGCCTGCAAGCTCCCAAGTATTGGAGGAGCAATTAATCCAAATATAGAAGTATTAGTGTCCCTCCAACCTGACCTAGTTCTGCATCTGTCTCATAGTGCTAAACTTGCCAGAAACACAAAAAGTTTAGATATACCCTCCTTCGGAATTAATATGGACACGTTGACCGACATTTTAAACTCAATAAAGATTTTGGGAAAAACCTTGGGAGTTGAAAAAAACGCTGAGCAATTAATAAAAAAACTAACAGAAGGAATAAGCTCTTATAAAGAAAAATTAAATGGTGTTGCTCCAAAAGAGGCTCTACTTTTGTTGGGAGATAGCAGTGATCCAGGCCGCGATCTATATGCAACAGGCCACGGTACTTTTCTGCATGAGCTTCTAGAGATTTCTGGCGGTAAAAATATACTCCCTACAACAATGGCTAAATATCCGAGGATTACGAAGGAATATATTATAGAAAAGTCGCCAGAGGTTATTATCGAAGCTGGACCAAAATCCCGGCTTACACCGCCTCAAATTAAGGAAAGAATAAAAGGGTGGGAACGTTTTCCTTCTATAAGAGCTGTTCAAAAGGGACAGATCCATTATATCGGCGCAGATTATATTCTCATCCCTGGTCCACGTTTACTAAATATTATTGAACAGTTTTCAAGAGCGATACACCCTGATATTTTCCTTAAAGAGGGTTTGCCATGA
- the trpS gene encoding tryptophan--tRNA ligase, which yields MKKKRILSGMQPSGKLHLGNYFGALKNWVSLQDEFDCYFFIADWHALSSLYEGPGRIKDFSFEVAIDWLSAGLDPEKCTMFLQSEIPEHAELHLILSMIVPVPWLERNPTYKEKQDEIKNVDMSSYGFLGYPVLQTADIVLYKADFVPVGIDQAPHLELSREIVRRFNKLYKKVFIEPGAKISDIPKLNGLDGRKMSKTYNNTIFLSDGEKEIRKKVQSMLTDPARARRDDPGDPDVCNLYPFHKIYSPKSMQDEINTDCRTAKIGCGDCKKMLSQTMIEGMKPMMEKRQEFLARPDTVKEILREGTLKAQSVAKSTLEQAKQAMKLM from the coding sequence ATGAAAAAAAAACGTATTTTAAGTGGAATGCAGCCTTCGGGAAAACTGCATTTGGGGAATTATTTTGGAGCGCTGAAAAACTGGGTGAGCCTCCAGGATGAGTTTGATTGCTACTTTTTTATTGCCGATTGGCATGCTCTAAGCTCCTTATATGAAGGACCAGGACGTATCAAGGATTTTTCTTTTGAAGTGGCAATTGACTGGTTGAGTGCAGGGTTGGACCCGGAAAAATGCACGATGTTTCTCCAATCTGAAATACCTGAGCACGCAGAGCTTCATCTTATCTTATCCATGATTGTTCCTGTTCCCTGGTTGGAACGGAACCCGACCTATAAGGAAAAACAGGATGAAATAAAGAATGTGGATATGAGTTCATATGGGTTTTTAGGATATCCGGTTCTGCAAACCGCAGATATCGTACTTTATAAAGCAGACTTTGTTCCGGTAGGCATTGATCAGGCGCCACATCTGGAGTTGTCTCGTGAAATAGTGCGAAGGTTTAACAAGCTGTATAAGAAAGTATTTATTGAGCCTGGTGCGAAAATTTCTGATATTCCCAAGCTCAATGGTCTGGATGGCAGGAAAATGAGCAAAACCTACAACAATACTATTTTCCTTTCAGATGGTGAAAAAGAGATCCGTAAAAAGGTTCAGTCCATGCTTACAGACCCTGCCCGTGCGCGCAGGGATGATCCTGGCGATCCTGATGTGTGCAACCTGTATCCATTTCACAAAATCTATTCGCCCAAATCGATGCAGGATGAAATAAACACGGATTGCAGGACTGCAAAAATAGGTTGTGGCGACTGTAAAAAAATGCTTTCTCAAACTATGATTGAGGGTATGAAGCCGATGATGGAGAAAAGGCAGGAATTTCTTGCTCGCCCTGATACAGTAAAAGAAATTTTGCGCGAGGGCACACTGAAAGCTCAATCCGTAGCAAAATCCACTTTGGAACAAGCGAAACAAGCGATGAAATTGATGTAG
- a CDS encoding site-2 protease family protein, whose translation MTPVILFSLTVHEYSHGKMAFLLGDDTAQRLGRLSFNPIRHLDILGVLFFYFVGFGWAKPVPVDWRNFENPRKDMMYVAMAGPLSNIAMAVVCSFFIRLMGPEFSYLFVILAYGIWINVALAIFNMLPMYPLDGSSVLKGIVSHEIAEKLTHLDRFGAFLILGIFLLDHFAHTGILGTILMLPINYTVSFLSQETFPMIIEVLRASLS comes from the coding sequence ATGACACCGGTCATTTTGTTTTCCCTCACGGTTCACGAATACTCCCACGGTAAAATGGCCTTTTTGCTCGGTGATGACACAGCCCAACGCCTTGGCAGACTTTCATTTAATCCTATACGGCACCTGGATATACTTGGGGTGCTTTTTTTCTATTTTGTTGGGTTTGGTTGGGCTAAACCTGTTCCGGTTGATTGGCGGAACTTTGAAAACCCAAGAAAGGACATGATGTATGTGGCCATGGCTGGACCTTTGTCCAATATTGCCATGGCAGTAGTATGCAGTTTTTTTATTCGTTTGATGGGTCCTGAGTTTTCTTATTTGTTTGTTATTTTGGCTTATGGTATATGGATCAATGTCGCTTTGGCGATCTTCAATATGTTGCCCATGTACCCTTTGGATGGGTCCAGTGTGCTAAAGGGTATAGTTTCTCATGAAATTGCTGAAAAACTGACCCACCTTGACCGATTCGGAGCATTTCTGATTTTAGGCATATTTCTGCTGGATCATTTTGCGCATACGGGAATTCTCGGTACCATTTTAATGTTACCCATAAATTACACGGTTTCATTTCTGAGTCAGGAAACCTTTCCCATGATTATAGAGGTGTTAAGGGCTAGCCTTTCCTGA